From one Synechocystis sp. PCC 6803 substr. PCC-P genomic stretch:
- a CDS encoding circadian clock KaiB family protein, whose protein sequence is MENLNALSGNQNLEVWQLRLYVAGQTPKSVTAFINLKKICEEYLNGQYQIEIIDLTQQPELAIEDSILALPTLVRKLPEPIKKIIGDLSNTEKVLVGLQILPSMDWKI, encoded by the coding sequence ATGGAAAATTTAAACGCTCTATCTGGCAATCAAAACTTGGAAGTTTGGCAACTGCGTCTGTATGTAGCGGGACAAACTCCTAAATCCGTCACAGCTTTTATAAATTTAAAAAAGATTTGTGAAGAATATCTAAACGGTCAATACCAAATTGAAATCATCGATTTGACCCAACAACCTGAATTGGCGATTGAAGATAGTATTTTGGCATTGCCTACTTTAGTAAGAAAATTACCCGAACCAATCAAAAAAATTATTGGTGATTTGTCCAATACAGAAAAGGTATTAGTGGGCTTACAAATTTTACCCTCTATGGATTGGAAAATCTAG
- the kaiC gene encoding circadian clock protein KaiC: MTDNSQSLSLIKCPTGIQGFDEITNGGLPQGRPTLICGSAGCGKTLFGVEFLVRGAVEYGEPGVLVSFEESAKEIIQNVASLGWNLQDLVAEEKILIDHIYVEASEIQETGEYDLEALFIRLGYAINKIGAKRILLDTIEVLFSGLENTNIVRAELRRLFHWLKQKGVTAVITGERGDKNLTRQGLEEYVSDCVIKLDQKTVEEVATRTIQVVKYRGSRHSNNEYPFLIEENGISVLPITSLILNHSVSQERISTGIPQLDDMFGGQGYYRGSSILVTGRAGTGKTTLAAFFAQATCLRGERCLYLATEESPQQICRNLNSIGLDLSPYLDSQLLQFDATRPTNYNLEMRLFKIHSWVRNFKPSLVVVDPMSNLITSGNLNQTKNFFMRLIDYLKSQKITVFLTDLTGGNVGYDNEQTEVGVSSLMDTWLELQTLRINGERNRILYILKSRGMAHSNQVREFILSNDGVDLIEAYIGEGQVLTGTQRINQILEEEAIAKRRQQALELSKRNFERKKYLLQAKIDALQMKLASQDEELEVLMLEEKEFKQTMLANRNLIKKSRHIYQNP; the protein is encoded by the coding sequence ATGACAGATAACAGCCAAAGTCTCTCTCTAATTAAATGCCCCACCGGGATTCAAGGTTTTGATGAAATTACCAACGGTGGTTTACCCCAGGGCCGACCAACCCTCATTTGTGGTTCAGCCGGTTGTGGTAAAACTCTATTTGGGGTGGAATTTTTAGTGCGGGGGGCAGTGGAATATGGAGAGCCAGGGGTTTTAGTTTCCTTTGAAGAAAGCGCCAAAGAGATCATTCAAAATGTGGCGTCCTTAGGGTGGAATTTACAAGATTTAGTTGCCGAAGAAAAAATTTTAATTGATCATATTTATGTTGAAGCTAGCGAAATTCAAGAAACAGGAGAATATGACCTCGAAGCCCTATTTATTCGCTTAGGCTATGCCATTAATAAAATTGGTGCAAAGCGAATCCTTTTAGATACAATTGAAGTTCTTTTTTCTGGCTTAGAGAATACCAATATTGTCCGAGCAGAATTACGTCGTTTATTCCATTGGTTAAAGCAAAAAGGCGTTACCGCAGTGATCACAGGGGAACGGGGCGACAAAAATTTAACTAGGCAAGGCCTGGAAGAATACGTGTCTGATTGTGTTATTAAACTCGATCAAAAAACTGTGGAAGAGGTTGCCACCAGAACTATTCAGGTCGTTAAATATCGAGGCTCACGCCATAGCAATAATGAATATCCTTTTTTGATCGAAGAAAATGGCATTTCCGTGTTGCCTATCACTTCCCTGATTCTCAATCACAGCGTCTCCCAGGAGCGAATTTCCACTGGCATTCCCCAATTGGATGATATGTTTGGCGGGCAGGGTTATTACCGTGGCAGTAGCATTTTAGTAACCGGGAGAGCTGGCACTGGCAAAACTACCCTGGCGGCCTTTTTTGCCCAGGCAACTTGCTTACGGGGAGAACGATGTTTATATCTTGCTACCGAAGAATCGCCCCAACAAATTTGCCGCAATTTAAATTCCATTGGTCTAGATTTATCGCCCTATTTAGACAGCCAATTACTACAATTTGATGCCACTCGTCCTACTAATTATAATTTAGAGATGCGTCTGTTTAAGATTCATAGTTGGGTCAGGAATTTTAAGCCAAGCTTGGTGGTAGTTGATCCAATGAGTAACCTAATTACTAGTGGCAATTTAAATCAAACAAAAAACTTTTTCATGCGTCTAATTGATTATCTAAAAAGCCAAAAGATTACCGTATTTTTGACGGATTTGACCGGCGGCAATGTGGGATATGATAATGAACAAACAGAAGTTGGTGTTTCTTCCTTAATGGATACATGGCTGGAGTTACAGACCCTGAGAATAAATGGAGAAAGAAATCGTATTCTCTATATTTTGAAATCTAGGGGCATGGCCCACTCCAACCAAGTGCGGGAATTCATCCTTAGTAATGATGGGGTAGATTTGATTGAAGCTTATATTGGTGAAGGGCAAGTACTAACAGGTACCCAAAGGATTAATCAAATTTTAGAAGAAGAGGCGATCGCCAAAAGGCGGCAACAGGCCCTAGAACTCAGCAAACGGAATTTTGAGCGAAAAAAGTACTTACTGCAGGCGAAGATTGATGCCCTCCAAATGAAACTAGCCAGTCAAGATGAGGAATTAGAAGTACTAATGTTAGAGGAGAAAGAATTCAAACAAACAATGTTGGCCAACCGTAATCTGATTAAAAAGTCTCGCCACATTTATCAAAACCCCTAA